Within the Bos indicus x Bos taurus breed Angus x Brahman F1 hybrid chromosome 17, Bos_hybrid_MaternalHap_v2.0, whole genome shotgun sequence genome, the region AGCACTGGCTGTGAGCTTTTGGGAGCAGATTCTCCCGGGGAGTCTGACCCAGGCTttgtggggcaggggctggagggaaggggCCCAGGCCAGACCTGAGTGTGTGTCTCTCAGCCTCCCAGCCAGCCCTGACCAAGCCAGAAGCACTGCTGGTCTTCCCAGGACAAGTGGCCCAACTGTCCTGCACGATCAGCCCCCATTACGCCATCGTCGGGGACCTCGGCGTATCCTGGTATCAGCAGCGAGCAGGCAGCGCCCCCCGCCTGCTCCTCTACTACCGCTCAGAGGAGCACCAACACCGGGCCCCCGGCATTCCGGACCGCTTCTCCGCAGCTGCGGATGCAGCCCACAACACCTGCATCCTGACCATCAGCCCCGTGCAGCCCGAAGATGACGCCGATTATTACTGCTTTGTGGGTGACTTATTCTAGGGGTGTGGGATGAGTGTCTTCCGTCTGCCTGCCACTTCTACTCCTGACC harbors:
- the VPREB3 gene encoding pre-B lymphocyte protein 3 produces the protein MACPPLALFLLGALLAASQPALTKPEALLVFPGQVAQLSCTISPHYAIVGDLGVSWYQQRAGSAPRLLLYYRSEEHQHRAPGIPDRFSAAADAAHNTCILTISPVQPEDDADYYCFVGDLF